TCGAAAGGCAGGTCACCCACTCGTGACACAGTCCCCTTCCACCCCACAAGCCGCTGGCTCCCAGACCCCGATCGCAGAATCGGCACGTGCAGCCCTGCTGGGGTTGCGCGCCGAGATCGCCAAGGCCATCGTCGGACAGGACGGGGTGATCAGCGGCCTGGTGATCGCGCTGCTATGCCGCGGCCACGTACTCCTGGAAGGTGTTCCGGGTGTGGCGAAGACGCTGATGGTCCGCGCTATGTCCGCCGCTCTGCAACTGGAGTTCAAGCGGGTGCAGTTCACCCCGGACCTGATGCCCGGGGACGTCACCGGTTCACTGGTCTACGACGCCCGCACCGCCGAGTTCGTGTTCCGGCGAGGCCCGGTGTTCACCAATCTGCTGCTGGCCGACGAGATCAACCGGACCCCGCCCAAGACGCAGGCGGCGCTGCTCGAGGCGATGGAAGAGCGTCAAGTCAGCGTGGAGGGTGAACCCAAGCCACTGCCCGACCCGTTCATCGTCGCCGCGACACAGAACCCGATCGAGTACGAGGGCACCTACCAGTTACCCGAAGCCCAACTCGACCGTTTCCTGCTGAAACTGAACGTAACGCTGCCGGCACGCGACTCCGAGATCGCCATCCTCGGCCGGCACGCGCACGGCTTCGA
The nucleotide sequence above comes from Mycobacterium decipiens. Encoded proteins:
- a CDS encoding AAA family ATPase, producing the protein MTQSPSTPQAAGSQTPIAESARAALLGLRAEIAKAIVGQDGVISGLVIALLCRGHVLLEGVPGVAKTLMVRAMSAALQLEFKRVQFTPDLMPGDVTGSLVYDARTAEFVFRRGPVFTNLLLADEINRTPPKTQAALLEAMEERQVSVEGEPKPLPDPFIVAATQNPIEYEGTYQLPEAQLDRFLLKLNVTLPARDSEIAILGRHAHGFDPRDLSAINPVAGPAELAAGRDAVRQVLVANEVLGYIVDIVGATRSSPALQLGVSPRGATALLGTARSWAWLSGRNYVTPDDVKAMARPTLRHRVMLRPEAELEGATPDGVLDGILASVPVPR